A stretch of DNA from Xanthomonas fragariae:
GTATGCCCCCTACTCCGATGCCTGAAACGGCGCCGGAATCAGAAGGTGTGAAGACCAAGGACATACGTGTTCGGCTGGCTCCGTTCAAATACCGCGAACTTGAACGCCTCGCATCGCTGCGGCATTGGAGTCGCAGTACCTATCTCGCCTACCTGTTCGACGTTCACCTGAATGGACAGCCGCGACTCACTGACGACGAATTGCAGGCACTTCGTGAAGCGACTGCACAGTTGTCGGCAGTTGGTCGGAACGTTAACCAAATCGCGCGCGTGTTGAACACGTCACTGGACGAGGCAGACAAGGCCCAGGCATTGAATTTCCAGCATTTGAAGAAGCTCATCGACTTGGAGCGAGAGCGCGTCAAAGCAGTGATTCGAGCAAACCTCAAATCGTGGGGGGTGACGGATGGCCAGCAATGAAGGTTTTGATCCGACCGGGATGCACGACATTGATTTCTTGGTTAGCGGACGACGGGCGCGCACAGGGCGTCTTACGCAGGAGCAGAAGCGCGCGCAACTGTATCGAACCTTTGTGCAGTGTGTGCCCGAAGTCATGGTCAAGGTATCGGGCGGCGGTAAGACAGCACAGCACGTCCAGGCGCACATGAAATACATCACTCGCAATGGGCAGCTTGAAGCCGTCAACGACCAGGGCGAGAAGATCAGCGGCCAGGAAGATGTGAAGGACCTGTTTGATTCGTGGGACGTTGATGCCGGCGACGGTCAGGGGAAAAAACGGCAAGCCTTCAATATCGTGCTGTCGATGCCGGCCGGCACCGATCCGCAAAAGCTCTTCAAGGCGGCGCAGAACTTTGCTCGGGAAGAATTCTTTGGGCAGCACCAATACATGATGGTCCTGCACACGCCTGAGACCGACCCGCATAAGAACCCCCCGCCGCATCCACATGTTCACCTGATCGTCAAAGCGGAAGGCTTCGACGGCCAGCGCCTCTACATCCGCAAGGCGACGCTCGAACACTGGCGTGCCGCGTTCGCCGAGAGGTTACGAGAGCAGGGTATCGATGCAAATGCGACGCCTCGCGACTTGCGCGGGCAGACGCGCAAGTCGAAGAAGCCAGGCGTGTATTTCGCAGAAAAGCGCGGCACGTCCACAGTACTCAAAAGCAAGTTCGAGCAGGCGCGGCAGGAGTTGGAGCAGGGCGAGGCATCACCAAAGCCTTGGGAGGTCGCCATCGTCAATCGCCGCCGAGCGACCGTTCGTCGGCTGTTGGGTGCGGCCCACGAACTACGGAAGGAGGGGGACGATTCAATGGCAACGGCCATTGAATCGTTTGCCAAGGAAATGCCGAGACCGGACACAGAGCGGCACCAAATCAAGCGAATCATCGTCAAGCAAGTTGAGCGCCACCGCGGGCAACAGCCGAGCCAGCAGAAGTACACCGACCGCAAAGACAAGGAGCGATGAGGATGGCCGCGCACACGCACAATTGGTCTGCGCGTGAGTACATACATCCAAAGACTTGGACACCGCCAGCAAATGAACTGGACAGCAGCACCAGACTTGACACACCGTCGCCTTGTCGCTGGTCAACTTCGGTCTCGCCGCGAGCTTGGCCATTCCGAGGGTCGGCAGGGAATCGTTCCGAGAACAGCCATTTCTCGTAACGACCTTGATGTGCATAGTGTGGTGCATGGGCCAACGCAAACGACCAGCACTCGCACCGTGGCACTTCGGTCCACCTGGGATCTGCGACGCCTGCGGCAGCCGGTGCGGCACGATGGACCAGGCCGGTATCGTCTGCTACGTCTGCAAGGCGGGCGTCTTCATGCCACGGGGATTCTGGCAATTCTCGCCCTGCCCAGCGTGCAGGGGGACCGACTCGTTCTGCACATGCTGCGGCGGTCGTAACTGTATCGCCACACCTCGCGAAGACATCGACGTTGATGAACTTGCACGGTATTGGCAGACGGTCATCAAACGGGCACTCAGCGACGGAACCCCCTTGCCTGCACCGATTGCAGCGTTGATTTGATGGCTGCCGCCGAGATCGACCGGCATACTGACTCTGAGTAGCCTCACCAGGCGTGTCACCACTTACAAACCCCAGAAGCATGGAGCTATATGTCTACCCAGCTTTGCGAGCCGGTCTTTTGGACACTCTGCGACAAACAAGAGGCATGGCAGGTATGGGCAGCACTGCTGCAGGCACTTCTTGCAGGAGCTGCAATCTGGTTTGCCGCTCGGCTTGCGGTTAAACAGGAGCGCCGCGCCGTCAGTAGACGAACTGACGTGTTCCTCGAACGGATCGGACAAGCGGCGCGAATCGCCGCACAAATCAAGACGTTTTTCCTCGGCAATGCAGGCGAGGAGTCGCGTGACTCCGCATATAGCAAACAGGCAAAAATCTTTGAGATGTTTGCGCAGTCGTTACGTGCGGTGCCTCTGGAGAACATCGTTGATGCCCGCCTCTTAGGTCCCCTACACAATGCGGCGCTCTCGTGCGAGAAGCTCGTGGACCTTTTGAGAAAACCGCCGCCGAACACGCTTGCAGAAAACCAGACGTGGACAAAAGCACTCGGCGAGGCTCAGTTCGATCTCACGGAGTCTCGCCGGCGCGCGTTCATTGTGGCGGCTGAGTTCACTTCCATCTCGATGTCCAAGAGGGCTATGCGTTGGATGAGGTACATTCGCATGACAATCGCCCGGAAATTTGCAGCGTGACAGCAGTAGGGCTGCAGCCGGTTAGCGTGCTTGCGATAAGCCTCCTATTTGGAGTTGAACGAATCGGCTGTCTGAGCGCTCTTTGCACCGGCTGTCGCGATCTTTGCCCATGCTTTGCCACGGCCGGCCTGGCGGTCGGCGACCAGGTAGGTACGGCCAGCCTGGCCCGCACAAGGCGAGCACATCATCGCCACCGCGATGCCAGACAAGCACGTCCACACATGAGCCGCGACCGGCGCTGGCCCACTCACAGGCTTGATAGTCGCCATCTTTGGCAGTGGGTTTGCCGAGCTGCGCCACCAGCGCGTCGGCGAGAGCTGCGTAGGCCTCGCGCGTTTCAGCGTGCCGGCCGGCGCGTTGGCGACAGGCCTCGACCTGGCCAGCCACAAGGCTGTCGCCAAGCCTTGGTCACGGATCTCGCCGGCGCCGGCGGCCAGGTCGTCACCAAGGCGCTCCAGCGCTGCCGGCGCTGTCCACATATCCACGGTCTGCGCAGGGGCCTTCTAGAGGGTCGGCAGGGAATCGGTCCACGCGTGATCCAGGCGTAACGTGACCCAACGCTTGTCGATGGCCTCAACAACGGCCTCGGCAAAATAGTCCCCGAACACGGCTCTATGCTGATCTTTCGGAATGCTCAGAAGCTTGGAGCCCAAACCGATTCCCTGTGCGTTCTGAAGGTAGTAGTTCACCGTATCCCAGGCCTGGGTGGTCCAAGCCTTGGTACGGTTCTTCCGGTGGTGGCCATCGAGCCCACCGGGCAGCCAACAACGGAATCGATAGAGCCCATCAGCGTCTTTCCGGAACTCGGGATTGGCAGGCTGTCGCAGCGGATCAAAAGCGACGTCCTCATCCCGCACCACCGGGATTTGGTTCAAGTCGAGATCCAACTCCAGAACAAATGCGTAGTCGCGATCGTTCGCTTCAAGTCCCCCGGATAGCATGGCGTCGCACACCGAAACCATCGCCTCATGCCCCAAGGCGGCCATTCGCGCTCGGTAGTCCAACGCAAGGGCTTGCGAAAGATGGCCCAAGAGCTCGAACTCGACGCTCCCAGAGCGATACAACACTGCCACAGCATTTGAGTCGTAGGGATTTTGGTCGTTTGGGACAAGAACGACTCGAAAGAAGGTCAGGTTCGTTTGGCCAGCCGGGTTCTGCGCGATCGCTCCGAGCGCACCACGATACGCCCTGCTTCCTGTCGCTTGTACTTCAAAACATCCCGCAGAGGGCCACGTAGGCACGCCTTGCTGCTGCATTCATCGCTCCATCGCCGTGGGCCAACAGCATCGCCGCCCCGTCTCCGCTTGCCAAGCAACTAGAGGGTCGGCAGGGATTCGTGTAAAAAACAGCCAAAAGTGAGCTAACTCGCTGTTCAGAGAAGGTTTTTTTATACGAATCCCTGCCGACCCTCTAAAGGGCCAACCACAGGCCAATCGCGAACGCGAGCGGTAGGCCATCACTGAGCAGGAGAGCGACATGCACGACGAAGACGAACAGCAAGGCACCCAGGCGGCGCAGCACCAGGTGCAGCAGCACCAGGACCTGACCCAGCAGGCCGAGGAAGAACAGGAAGCGCAGCAGGCGCAGGAAGTGGAGCCGATCGAGGCCGGGGCGGCATGGTTCGAGCAGCTACGCCAGCAGAATGCCGAGTTGATGGCTGCCCGTGAGCAGGAACAAGAGCAGGACGGCCCCGAGCTTTAAAGCAAGGCCCGCAGGGCAAGGAAGCCCGCTCCCCCTACTACCGCGACGGCGACCAGGCACACGGCCAGCATTTGCACATAGACCAGCAGGTGGCCGATGCCGAGACACAGGCCGATGACCGCCTTAACGCACGCGACGATCGCGCCGTCTACCAGATCGAGAAATCTCCGCAATTTCAGCTTCCACTCCGGCCCTCACGGCCTTTTAGTGGTGACAGCGATCGCGCCTGGCCAGCTCGTCTTTGTCACCATCACTCAACCCCGGTCACTGGCGGCCACTGTTGGGCCGCATGCAGCACCCGCAGGATGGAAACGGCGCGCGCGTCTTCCGCGTACACCACCACGTAGTTCGATCGGACGACCATTTCCCGAGTGCCGGCGACGCGACCAGGCCGATACAGCTTCGGGCGCTCAGGCAGCATCGAGGCCTTGGCCTCGATGTCATCTTTCAACCGCTGCGCTGCATCCGGGTTGTCGTCGGATATGTAATCGACAATCGCCAGCAGATCGGCGCGGGCTGTCTCGCGCCACTCAAGAACGAGCACGGCGTTTCCGGTCGATCAGGGCTTGCGCCTCATCCATCACCTGGCGATGCGGCACCGCCGGCCGCGTGTCGGCCAGGGCCTCTTGCACCTTGCCCCGGAACCAGGCGTCGTGGGCCTCTGGATCGGCCGTCAGGCCGGCTGGCAACCCGCCTTCCTTGGCGACGCGGGTCAGCAGGATGCGCACAGCATCCGAGACCGTCAGGCCGACATTGGCGAGCGTCTCGGCAGCCTGTGCCTTTAGAGCGTCATCGACGCGGATATGCAGCATCGAGGTGTGAGCAGCCATATTCGATCCTCCGGTTTGGATCTCCTATTATGTATCTCAATTGAGATACGGTCAAGAGTATGCCTGTCGGCGTCCCCTGCCCTGCCGTGTCGCGTAAGTCCTAAGACCTGAAACACGACGCGGATACCTGTATTCGCAGGGCTGCGCGTGTTGCAAGTTATGGTCGCATGTCGCATAATACTTGCGACATAACTTGCGACGTTACGGAGGCCTCATGCAGCAGTGCACCTATGAAATCGAGCCGCGCCCGATCGATCTGGGCGGTGGCTGGCGATTGCGCCTTCTACAGGACGGCGAAGAGGTTGGCGGCGGCGTATTCCCTCTGGCCGAGGGCGCGGAGGATGTGGTGATGGCCACCAATGAGGCCCACGCCGACGCCGTGGCCGAGGGTGCCGCATGGTTGGCCTCGCGCAGCGTTGATGACGTGCAGCCGGAGGAAGTAGAAGCATTCGCCGAGTTGGGCAGTCAGCCGGGCGCGGTGGGCTACGACGAGAACGGCCAGCTTGTGCGCGTGCGCCTGGACGGCACGCACGAGGTAATCCCCGAGCAAGGCGGCAGTTCGCCAATCCGTGCAGATGAGATTGCCGGCATGGACTGGTGGAATACCGCGCCAGAAGCCGAGCGCCGGGAGTGGATGCGACGCGCTGGCGACACGGGCCGCGCGGCCGACGCATGGGCCGAGTACAAGCGCTGCACGCCCCAGCGCCCACTACACCCCGCCGAGCTACGCGAGCGCCGCGACGCCATCACCTACGCGCAGGCGAGCATCGAGCTGGAAGGCTTCAAGCTACCGCCGGAATACGGGGCTGCGGCCGAACGCTTCGCAGCGGGGGAAATCACGTTCGGCGAGCTGGGGGAAGTTGCGGATGAACTGGCAACGCAGATCAAGGCGCGGCAGTCGTGACCAAGGCCAGCCCCGATGCCGTGGACCTGGCGACCAGCCGCATGCTGCTGGGCTATGCCCGCGTCAGCACCGACGACCAAGACCTGACCAATCAGCGGGCCGAGCTGCACGCAGCCGGCTGCACCAAGATTTTCGCGGAGAAGATCACCGGCACGCAGCGCGATCGCCCCGAGTTGGCGCGCATGCTCGACCACATACGATCAGGTGACGTGGTGATGGTGACGCGGCTCGATCGCCTGGCGCGCAGCACGCGCGACCTGCTGGACATTGCCGAGCGCATCCGAGAGGCCGGCGCGGGCCTGCGCTCGCTGGCCGAGCCGTGGGCCGATACGACGACGGCGGCTGGCCGCATGGTGTTGACGGTCTTCGCCGGCATCGCCGAGTTCGAGCGGTCCTTGATCGTTGACCGAACCCGGAGCGGCCGCGAGGCCGCCAAGCGGCGCGGGGTGAAGTTCGGTCCCTCCCCCACCCTCACTGCCGCGCAGATCGCCCACGCTCGCCGTCTTATCGAGACGGAAGGCCATCCGGTGACGGAGGCGGCCGCGCTGCTGGGCGTGCATCGATCCACCCTGTACCGCGCTCTTGAAAGATCATCTAGCAGCTATCTTTTAATCTAGAAGAGGGTCGGCAGGGATTCGTGTAAAAAACAGCCAAAAGTGAGCTAACTCGCTGTCAGAAAAGGGTTTTTACACGAATCCCTGCCGACCCTCTTTGAGGGGAAAACAGCATCGCTCTCACTTTTCATGGCTCAGAAACAGGGCTAATCAGGATATAAAATCAGAGCGGCAATTCGTGCTGATCTAGCGCGACCGACAGCGCGATGCCTTGCTCGGCATCCAATGCAGCCTCCGGGACCGCCTCGATGCGGTCGAAAATCATGTGACCGTAAAGCTGGAGCAGCGAGAGCGCCGGCGCGCACATGAGCGCCCCATCGTCGGGAACAATGCGTGTACGCCAGTAGTTGATAGCGAACTCGATTTCGGTGATGTTGAAGACGCGCATTGTGTTCTCCAAAAAACTGGCTGCCGTAGCAGGCGACAGGGTCATTTCATCGTCAAATGGTAGGGACTCGGCATCGAGCGCCACTGCGCCCAGGATGCGAGTACGAGGTTCGGATATGCGGCTTGGCCACGACTGCCGTTGTAGCGGCCAAGCGCGAGGAACAGGTTCCCGCGCTCAGTGTCAAGGTAGTGGCGAAGGATCGTGCAGCCGTATCGAAGATTGGTCCGCAGATGGAACAGATCATCGGTGGGACTTCCAATGTCGTCATGCACCCAAAACGGCATGACCTGCATATAGCCGCGCGCACCGGCCGTCGAAACGGCGTACTTGCGGAACGCGCTTTCGGTCTGGATGACAGCAAGCACGAGCTCGGGATCAAGGCCAGCGCGCATGGCTTCGTAGTACACGGTGTTGAGGAACGCGATGCGGTCCTGTACGGCGGGCATGCGCTTGGCGAGCAGTGTGGCCTTGTCGGTCAACCAGGCTGTTTTCGCTGCTACGGAAGGAAATATCGGCGCGGGCGTGGTCTTGTCGCTCAACGAAGCCGACAGGCCTGCTCGGACGCTGGTCGAAAGCTGTTCTTCGACCTGGGTGCCGGCAAGGGCGTTGCAGGGCAGGGCGATAGCGGTGCCGACCAACAGTGCGGCAAGTGTGCGGCGGGTCATCGCGCGAACTCTTGATTCGCTTTGCGCGGCTTCGGCGGCTCGCTACGCTCCTGGTCCTTGCCCTGATCTTTTGGGCGATCTTGAACCTTTGCCTCGCGAATCTTCGGCGCCGGCACGTTCTCGCCGTGGGCAATTTTCTCTGCGACGACCTGACGTGCGATAGAGACGAATCGCGCTTGATCCTCCTTGTTCGCGAATTGCTTCTCCGCGAACTTCTGCGCAGCGGCGACCGTGCCATAGGCAGGCGCTAAGTCAGGGTGTTTCTTGACCACTTCGGCACGGTCATCGCGTGTGAATGCTTCGGCCTTTTCCAGCGAGCCGACTTTCCAGCGGTTGCGGTGTGCATCGACGGCGCGTTCCCCGACTTCATTGCCGTCTTTGTCGAACACTCGCTCTTTTGCAGTCACGGACTTCCTGCCCATCTTCTCAATGGCAACGCGATCACCGATAGCTACACCGCTTTCAGCGACCGCGCGGCGGAGATCGACGCCCCACACGGTACGCTCGCCGCGCTCCGTCTCGACCTTTACGAAGTAGCTCATCTCCTTCTTCGGATCGTGCTTGTAGTTGGCTTCGCCGTGTTCGAGCAGCTGCCCGGTAAGAACGCCGTCCCGCAGCTTCACGCCGGCACCGGCGCCATTAAGGCCGCTAGGCGTTTGTTCCGGGCGCGTGCTGCCGGCCTCACGCTCGCGCGGTTCGCGTTCTTCTATGGAGTTTTCGCGGATGCCGCCTTGACGCTCCAAAAGTGTCGCCAAATGCGCCTTCTCCACCTTGGTCGGCTTGTAGCCGCTGACCTCGATGCCGGTCAACGACGCTTCGAGCCAAGCCGCACGCCTGAACTCTTCGGTGCCGCGTACCGCGATTCGTTCCCATCCACGCGCGTGTGCGATCGCAACTACCGATCGCACGACTTCCTGGTTCTCGCTGCGCGTGGCGAGTTTACGGCCGTGATCCTCGAACGCCAGGGTCTTGTCGGGGAAGTGGAACTTGTTATCTACCTGGATGAAGCGTTGCTTGACTGCATCCGGCACGGCTTTCGCGCGGTCTTCGACCGACTGACTAATGCCGGGCGTCGCTTCGGTGGTTGCCGTTTTTGTGTCGGCGCCGTAGTCGCTGCGCTCTTCCGTGGAAACGATGCGCTCGTTCTGCAAACGCTGTTGCCGCGAGCGTGCCATTTCTTCGCGACGCTTAGCGAGGAACGCTTGTACGTCTTTGTCGAGCGAGGTATCGCGCTCGATGGTGGCCTCGATCTCGTTGACAGGCTTCTTGTCGGGCGTATAGGACTGCTTGAACGCCAGATTCTCGGCCTGCAACTTGCCCCTGGCCGTGCCGGGCGTCGCTTCGGTGGTTGCCGTTTTTGTGTCGGCGCCGTAGTCGCTGCGCTCTTCCGTGGAAACGATGCGCTCGTTCTGCAAACGCTGTTGCCGCGAGCGTGCCATTTCTTCGCGACGCTTAGCGAGGAACGCTTGCACGTCTTTTTCGATAGAGGTATCGCGCTCGATGGTGGCCTCGATCTCATTGACAGGCTTCTTGTCTGTGGTATAGGACTGCTTGAACGACAGATTCTCGGCCTGCAACTTGCCCTTGGTCATACCTGACGTGGCATCCTTCTCCTTGCCTTTGCCGGCCTCGATATTCTCGACATTGCGTTCGCCGATGATTTCGACGGCCTCTTCACGAGACGCGATCTTGGCAGAGACAACCTGTTTGCGACCGTTGATGAACTTGATCGTGCCGCTGGCGAACGACCCACCGTCAAGCTTAACTTCGTAGCGCAGGCCAGTAGCCCACTGACCGTTGATGTTGAAGGCACCGTTCTCATTGAAAGCTGGTTCTGCCATCTCGATACTCCTTTACGCATCTTCAATGGTTTGCAGGAACGACGAAAACGCATGCTTCATGTCGTCGTCGGTGATCGGCTGGCCGCGCGGCACTTCCACGCTGTCAAAATCGACGTTGTAGTCGGTAAGGCTCAATTTATCGAGCTTGCCAACGTCGTCAGCCGTAATTTCTTTTTCCGTAATAGTGATAAGTTGGCCGTCTTGTGTCTTGACGGTCTCGCCCTCTTTTTTCTTTTTCTTCTTGGGCTGCTGAGAGGGCTCCGGCATCTTTACGTCGATGGCCTGGACGACAGCAGCCGGCAGCAGCCGGCGCTTGAATGCCTTGTCCTTCCAATAGGAAATTTTGCTGGCGAGAATTGGCTTAACATTTTCCAAAAAGATGATTTCCCGGCCTTTGCCGATTTCCTTGACTTCTTGCGGCAGCATCAGGGCGCGGCGATGGTCAGACGTGTTGACCGAACCACCGACGCGCTTGAAGCCGACTTGCTGCGACTTCGACTTCGCCTGCACCGTCATGTAACCGAGCATTTCGGAAATTTCGTTCGCGTGGCGTTGTTCCTTCGGGGCGTATACGATCATTGCAGCGCAGCAGGTGACGATGGTTTCGGCCACGTCGGCGCCGTACGTTGATCGTAATTGCGACATGCCTTGAATGATGATGAACGGGCGGATGTTATAGCCGCCAAGGAAACTGATCGACTTCGCGAAGATGGGCATGCGGCCGATGGCTGTGAACTCATCCATCATCATCAACAACTGGAACTTGAGATCCGGGTTGTCTTCCGGCATCTCGTCAGTGTTGAGGTCGATAATCTGCTGGAAAAGCAGGTTCAGAATGAGTTGCAGCCGGTCCAGGTCGGCCGGCCGCACGCCGATGTATAACGAAATGCGGCGCCGGCGAAAGTCGCGCAGGTCGAACGAATCGCCGCTGGTAGCCGCGTCTATCAAAGGGTTCAGCCACAGTTCGAGCTTGGCCGTAAAGGTCTTCCGAATTGAGGATTGCGTGGGGCCGCTGGTGTAGATGAAATCGTAGAGCGCTGCCTTGCAAGCAGGGGAGAGCGGATTACCAGAGGCGTCGCGCTCTTCGATGATTTCTTTCCAGTGCTGGCCGACCGACTCACCTTCTCCATACATGATTTGCCGAACGATCTCACCGAACGTTCGTGGCGTGTCAGGTGTCTCGAAAACATACAGAGCCAGGCCGAGGAATAGCGTGCGGCACGATGCCGGCCAAAAAGGATCACCTTCGGCGGGGTCGGGCGACAGCATGTTTGCGATCTTCTGAAGATCGTTGATCCGCAGCATGGGATCGTCGTTCACGTAGCTAAGTGGATTCCATTGCATCGTGCGGCCGTCTTCGGCGACCGGGTTGAACAGGAACACGTCGCTGAACATCTTGCGGAAGCCAGAGGTGAGCCGATAGCTTTCCTGCCGCACGTCCAGCAGCACGACGCTTTGCGGCCAGTTCAGCATGTTGGGTTGAACCAAGCCTGCGCCCTTGCCGGTGCGCGGCGGCGCCGCGCAGATCGCGCCAAGCTGGCCGGCGAGCATGATGAAGCGGTCGCCCCACTTGCCCAGAATTAGCCCATGTTCGCCGAGCAGGTCGGCATCACGAACCTCTTTGTTCTTCGCGAAGCGGGCGTCGCCGTGCAGAGCGCGTCGCACCGGCATGAACAGCATGGCTACTAGGCCATAGGACAAGATGAAGCCGAAGCCCAGGCAATACTTCATCCATTTGCGAAGTTGCGGATTGTCGCTGTAGTACGCCCAATAGTCGATGATGGTCAGCGGCGTCGCGGTGTACGGCTTGAGCTTCACCTTCCACAAGAAGAAATAGCCGGCTAGGTATAGCCCTAGGATTAAGCCGCATACCAGAAGACCGGATATGGCCACGGCCCTCACTCGCTTGCTTTGAATGTCTGTGAGGATCATGCGGCACCTTTCTTTATCCGATTTGCTTCAGTGCGTAAGCCGGATCGAAATAGATTTCTGTAACTAATTTCCGGTTATGGCCGGCGTCGTTGATTTGCACTGTGTCTGTTTGGATCACGATATCGACCAGTGCGTACAGCATTTCGAGGATGACGCCTTGTTCAAGTCCGCGCCCCTCTTGGCTTGACTGGATCATGTTAGTCAAGCGGCGGAAGGCCAGCTTCGCGGTGTTAGCGTGGATGGTGGTGAGCGCGCCGGGGTGGCCGCTGTTCACGACGTTCTGGAAAAAGAAATAGGCTTCCTCGCCGCGAAGCTCGGCGGGTAGAACGCGGTCGGGTCGCATCCGTAGACCCGACTCGAACATCTGCTTCGG
This window harbors:
- a CDS encoding lytic transglycosylase domain-containing protein, which encodes MTRRTLAALLVGTAIALPCNALAGTQVEEQLSTSVRAGLSASLSDKTTPAPIFPSVAAKTAWLTDKATLLAKRMPAVQDRIAFLNTVYYEAMRAGLDPELVLAVIQTESAFRKYAVSTAGARGYMQVMPFWVHDDIGSPTDDLFHLRTNLRYGCTILRHYLDTERGNLFLALGRYNGSRGQAAYPNLVLASWAQWRSMPSPYHLTMK
- the mobC gene encoding plasmid mobilization relaxosome protein MobC; its protein translation is MPSKKPLLSGRVDPDLKDAFASVANEQGITEARLLEIVVAAFLKRMPPTPMPETAPESEGVKTKDIRVRLAPFKYRELERLASLRHWSRSTYLAYLFDVHLNGQPRLTDDELQALREATAQLSAVGRNVNQIARVLNTSLDEADKAQALNFQHLKKLIDLERERVKAVIRANLKSWGVTDGQQ
- a CDS encoding type II toxin-antitoxin system RelB/DinJ family antitoxin, which encodes MAAHTSMLHIRVDDALKAQAAETLANVGLTVSDAVRILLTRVAKEGGLPAGLTADPEAHDAWFRGKVQEALADTRPAVPHRQVMDEAQALIDRKRRARS
- a CDS encoding type II toxin-antitoxin system RelE/ParE family toxin, coding for MLVLEWRETARADLLAIVDYISDDNPDAAQRLKDDIEAKASMLPERPKLYRPGRVAGTREMVVRSNYVVVYAEDARAVSILRVLHAAQQWPPVTGVE
- a CDS encoding antitoxin VbhA family protein, with protein sequence MQQCTYEIEPRPIDLGGGWRLRLLQDGEEVGGGVFPLAEGAEDVVMATNEAHADAVAEGAAWLASRSVDDVQPEEVEAFAELGSQPGAVGYDENGQLVRVRLDGTHEVIPEQGGSSPIRADEIAGMDWWNTAPEAERREWMRRAGDTGRAADAWAEYKRCTPQRPLHPAELRERRDAITYAQASIELEGFKLPPEYGAAAERFAAGEITFGELGEVADELATQIKARQS
- a CDS encoding DUF3717 domain-containing protein, with the translated sequence MRVFNITEIEFAINYWRTRIVPDDGALMCAPALSLLQLYGHMIFDRIEAVPEAALDAEQGIALSVALDQHELPL
- a CDS encoding LPD7 domain-containing protein encodes the protein MAEPAFNENGAFNINGQWATGLRYEVKLDGGSFASGTIKFINGRKQVVSAKIASREEAVEIIGERNVENIEAGKGKEKDATSGMTKGKLQAENLSFKQSYTTDKKPVNEIEATIERDTSIEKDVQAFLAKRREEMARSRQQRLQNERIVSTEERSDYGADTKTATTEATPGTARGKLQAENLAFKQSYTPDKKPVNEIEATIERDTSLDKDVQAFLAKRREEMARSRQQRLQNERIVSTEERSDYGADTKTATTEATPGISQSVEDRAKAVPDAVKQRFIQVDNKFHFPDKTLAFEDHGRKLATRSENQEVVRSVVAIAHARGWERIAVRGTEEFRRAAWLEASLTGIEVSGYKPTKVEKAHLATLLERQGGIRENSIEEREPREREAGSTRPEQTPSGLNGAGAGVKLRDGVLTGQLLEHGEANYKHDPKKEMSYFVKVETERGERTVWGVDLRRAVAESGVAIGDRVAIEKMGRKSVTAKERVFDKDGNEVGERAVDAHRNRWKVGSLEKAEAFTRDDRAEVVKKHPDLAPAYGTVAAAQKFAEKQFANKEDQARFVSIARQVVAEKIAHGENVPAPKIREAKVQDRPKDQGKDQERSEPPKPRKANQEFAR
- a CDS encoding relaxase/mobilization nuclease domain-containing protein, with translation MASNEGFDPTGMHDIDFLVSGRRARTGRLTQEQKRAQLYRTFVQCVPEVMVKVSGGGKTAQHVQAHMKYITRNGQLEAVNDQGEKISGQEDVKDLFDSWDVDAGDGQGKKRQAFNIVLSMPAGTDPQKLFKAAQNFAREEFFGQHQYMMVLHTPETDPHKNPPPHPHVHLIVKAEGFDGQRLYIRKATLEHWRAAFAERLREQGIDANATPRDLRGQTRKSKKPGVYFAEKRGTSTVLKSKFEQARQELEQGEASPKPWEVAIVNRRRATVRRLLGAAHELRKEGDDSMATAIESFAKEMPRPDTERHQIKRIIVKQVERHRGQQPSQQKYTDRKDKER
- a CDS encoding type IV secretory system conjugative DNA transfer family protein, with the protein product MILTDIQSKRVRAVAISGLLVCGLILGLYLAGYFFLWKVKLKPYTATPLTIIDYWAYYSDNPQLRKWMKYCLGFGFILSYGLVAMLFMPVRRALHGDARFAKNKEVRDADLLGEHGLILGKWGDRFIMLAGQLGAICAAPPRTGKGAGLVQPNMLNWPQSVVLLDVRQESYRLTSGFRKMFSDVFLFNPVAEDGRTMQWNPLSYVNDDPMLRINDLQKIANMLSPDPAEGDPFWPASCRTLFLGLALYVFETPDTPRTFGEIVRQIMYGEGESVGQHWKEIIEERDASGNPLSPACKAALYDFIYTSGPTQSSIRKTFTAKLELWLNPLIDAATSGDSFDLRDFRRRRISLYIGVRPADLDRLQLILNLLFQQIIDLNTDEMPEDNPDLKFQLLMMMDEFTAIGRMPIFAKSISFLGGYNIRPFIIIQGMSQLRSTYGADVAETIVTCCAAMIVYAPKEQRHANEISEMLGYMTVQAKSKSQQVGFKRVGGSVNTSDHRRALMLPQEVKEIGKGREIIFLENVKPILASKISYWKDKAFKRRLLPAAVVQAIDVKMPEPSQQPKKKKKKEGETVKTQDGQLITITEKEITADDVGKLDKLSLTDYNVDFDSVEVPRGQPITDDDMKHAFSSFLQTIEDA
- a CDS encoding recombinase family protein, producing the protein MLLGYARVSTDDQDLTNQRAELHAAGCTKIFAEKITGTQRDRPELARMLDHIRSGDVVMVTRLDRLARSTRDLLDIAERIREAGAGLRSLAEPWADTTTAAGRMVLTVFAGIAEFERSLIVDRTRSGREAAKRRGVKFGPSPTLTAAQIAHARRLIETEGHPVTEAAALLGVHRSTLYRALERSSSSYLLI